One part of the Desulfonema ishimotonii genome encodes these proteins:
- a CDS encoding TRAP transporter large permease has protein sequence MSAEFLTVAMFATLIFAITLGHPLAYTLAAVATLFGLIDNGFDVAGLFDMFVNNCWGLMNNYVLVAIPLFILMAQLLDRSKVSDALFEALYVVLGSVRGGLGLAVVVVCTVFAATTGIIGASVVAMGLLATPALLSKGYQKAMTSGIICAAGTLGILIPPSIMMVVYGGLTGLKETSVGNLFAGAIFPGIILAGLYFLYIFIRCNLNPELGPPISKEEAGKYTASQKWGMTFKSLIPPLALILAVMGTILAGVATPTEAAGLGATGSLVLAFFNKKLNWEVLKQSGFATLKTTSMVMMLFIGGKFFSTVFLSMGGGDVVADALIGSGLNRWLVLFIMMFIVFMMGMFIDWAAILLVTVPIFMPIAMELEFNPLWFSMLMCVNLQTSFLTPPFGYALFYFKGVAPPEYTMMHIYRGIMPFVFLQLIGLTVLCLFPELVTWLPSIFFG, from the coding sequence ATGAGTGCTGAATTTCTCACCGTGGCCATGTTCGCCACCCTTATTTTCGCCATCACCCTGGGACATCCCCTCGCCTACACCCTTGCGGCCGTGGCGACCCTTTTCGGGCTGATCGACAACGGTTTTGACGTGGCCGGGCTGTTTGACATGTTCGTCAACAACTGCTGGGGGCTGATGAACAATTACGTGCTGGTCGCCATTCCGCTCTTTATCCTCATGGCCCAGCTGCTGGACCGGTCCAAGGTGTCGGACGCCCTGTTTGAGGCCCTGTACGTGGTACTCGGAAGTGTCAGGGGCGGTCTGGGACTGGCGGTTGTGGTGGTCTGCACCGTCTTTGCGGCCACGACCGGCATTATCGGGGCATCCGTCGTGGCGATGGGGCTTCTGGCGACGCCGGCCCTTCTGAGCAAGGGATATCAGAAAGCGATGACCAGCGGCATCATCTGCGCGGCAGGAACCCTGGGCATCCTCATCCCCCCCAGCATCATGATGGTCGTCTACGGCGGCCTGACCGGCCTGAAGGAGACCTCGGTAGGCAACCTCTTTGCCGGTGCCATTTTTCCCGGAATCATCCTGGCGGGCCTCTATTTTCTGTACATCTTCATCCGGTGCAACCTCAACCCCGAACTGGGGCCGCCCATCTCAAAGGAAGAGGCCGGTAAGTACACGGCTTCCCAGAAATGGGGGATGACCTTCAAATCCCTGATCCCGCCCCTGGCCCTGATTCTGGCGGTTATGGGGACCATTCTGGCCGGGGTGGCGACCCCGACCGAAGCGGCAGGACTGGGTGCGACCGGATCGCTGGTGCTCGCCTTTTTCAACAAAAAGCTCAACTGGGAAGTGCTGAAACAGTCCGGTTTCGCCACCCTGAAGACCACTTCGATGGTGATGATGCTCTTTATCGGCGGAAAATTCTTCAGCACCGTTTTTCTGAGCATGGGCGGCGGCGACGTGGTGGCCGACGCGCTCATCGGCAGCGGCCTGAACCGCTGGCTGGTCCTCTTTATCATGATGTTCATCGTCTTCATGATGGGCATGTTCATCGACTGGGCCGCGATTCTCCTGGTCACGGTCCCCATTTTCATGCCCATCGCCATGGAGCTGGAGTTCAACCCGCTCTGGTTTTCCATGCTCATGTGCGTCAATCTTCAGACGTCGTTTCTGACGCCGCCTTTCGGATACGCGCTCTTCTACTTCAAGGGCGTGGCGCCGCCCGAATATACCATGATGCACATCTACAGGGGCATTATGCCCTTTGTGTTCCTTCAGCTGATCGGCCTGACAGTGCTTTGCCTGTTTCCGGAGCTGGTGACCTGGCTGCCGTCGATATTCTTCGGCTAA
- a CDS encoding TRAP transporter substrate-binding protein produces the protein MKRLSTVCVSMLLVLCITVSFSFAAEKRGKFGSDKRHDIAKRVKFKPSNKKVRWKMVMPWSKGLLFYDIAVHFCDSVRLASAGRLDIKPFSAGELVPAMQTFDAVSKGSAQAGHDWPGYWKGKNEAFVAFASVPFGLDGEGYNIWLYEKGGMEMMQELYGRFGIYALPGGQCGQEMGLFSNKKATKFEDFKGMRLRTPGWYMDIMNSLGASVSPLPGGEVYLALERGVIDAAEFSSPAINYPMGFDEITKYAIQPGVHQPGIQCAVFFNQKAYDKLPEDLRWIIDICARETQLWSYNWINSLNAEAIRKFKEKIEIVKIDKETLIEFRKTTKQYLDSLKAKYPDVKKVLDSQEAFIADYAEWRDARSGATPWPYEIYVSGKITE, from the coding sequence ATGAAGAGATTGTCAACCGTATGTGTAAGTATGTTACTTGTCCTTTGCATCACCGTCAGCTTTTCGTTTGCCGCGGAAAAGCGGGGAAAATTCGGCTCGGACAAGCGTCACGATATTGCCAAGCGTGTAAAGTTCAAGCCGTCGAACAAGAAAGTCCGCTGGAAAATGGTGATGCCCTGGTCCAAAGGCCTGCTGTTCTACGATATCGCCGTTCATTTCTGCGACAGTGTGCGTCTGGCATCGGCCGGCCGCCTCGATATCAAACCGTTTTCCGCCGGCGAACTGGTTCCGGCCATGCAGACCTTTGACGCCGTCAGCAAAGGCTCGGCCCAGGCAGGCCACGACTGGCCCGGATACTGGAAGGGTAAGAACGAGGCGTTCGTCGCCTTTGCTTCCGTGCCCTTCGGCCTGGATGGAGAGGGGTACAATATCTGGCTGTATGAGAAGGGCGGCATGGAGATGATGCAGGAGCTGTATGGCCGTTTCGGCATCTACGCCCTGCCCGGCGGGCAGTGCGGCCAGGAGATGGGCCTCTTCTCCAACAAAAAAGCCACCAAGTTTGAAGACTTCAAAGGGATGCGCCTCCGCACCCCCGGCTGGTACATGGACATTATGAACAGCCTGGGCGCTTCCGTCAGCCCCCTGCCGGGCGGCGAGGTCTACCTGGCCCTGGAGCGGGGCGTTATCGACGCCGCCGAATTCTCCTCCCCGGCCATCAATTACCCCATGGGGTTTGATGAGATCACCAAATACGCCATTCAGCCGGGCGTCCATCAGCCGGGCATTCAGTGCGCCGTATTCTTCAATCAGAAAGCCTACGACAAGCTCCCCGAAGATCTCAGATGGATCATCGACATCTGCGCCAGGGAAACCCAGCTCTGGAGCTACAACTGGATCAACAGCCTGAACGCGGAGGCGATCCGCAAGTTCAAGGAAAAAATCGAGATCGTCAAGATCGACAAGGAAACCCTGATCGAGTTCCGCAAAACCACAAAACAGTATCTCGACAGCCTGAAGGCCAAATACCCCGATGTCAAGAAGGTGCTCGACTCCCAGGAGGCCTTTATCGCGGATTACGCGGAGTGGCGCGACGCCCGCAGCGGCGCGACGCCCTGGCCCTATGAAATCTATGTCTCCGGAAAAATTACCGAATAA
- a CDS encoding TRAP transporter small permease subunit, whose translation MLSKISKLIDTFNIKEGEVTSLLIFPLLGVVIYEVFMRYVFNAPTIWGFEVTAFLYGLHYMFGMAYTDVLDGHVKVDIFSSRMPPRPRAILAMVTTCVFFLPVMTCMTIWSFKFAAASIAGWERNSTSWAPVIWPYKFIMAFTFLFLLLQGVSNLLKQIRALAGNRDS comes from the coding sequence ATGCTGAGCAAAATATCAAAACTGATTGACACATTTAACATCAAAGAGGGCGAGGTCACGTCGCTCCTGATTTTTCCCCTGCTGGGCGTTGTGATTTACGAGGTCTTCATGCGCTACGTGTTCAACGCGCCGACGATCTGGGGATTTGAGGTGACGGCGTTTCTGTACGGGCTGCACTACATGTTCGGGATGGCCTACACCGACGTCCTTGACGGCCACGTCAAGGTGGATATTTTTTCCTCCCGGATGCCGCCCAGACCCCGCGCAATCCTGGCAATGGTAACCACATGCGTATTCTTTTTGCCGGTAATGACGTGCATGACCATCTGGTCGTTCAAATTCGCGGCAGCCTCCATCGCGGGATGGGAGAGAAACTCCACCAGCTGGGCACCCGTCATCTGGCCCTATAAATTCATCATGGCCTTTACATTTCTGTTTCTGCTGCTTCAGGGGGTTTCCAATTTATTAAAACAGATCCGTGCCCTTGCAGGCAACAGGGATTCATAA